In Anoplopoma fimbria isolate UVic2021 breed Golden Eagle Sablefish chromosome 7, Afim_UVic_2022, whole genome shotgun sequence, the DNA window CAATGTCATCTTTCTGAAAAAAACTTAACTCAACactatttatgtatttattccttttaaaaTCAGATGTTATAACCTCCTACAATACTACAGTAATTCCTCTGAAAAAGCAAGAGGTTCTTTTAAGGACCTTTTGTACAAATGTGGTGTTAAAGGATAGTTAGTACTCTGCATTTTTGGGGTATGaagatttgttttgtgttgacatttatgttgctgttgttaATGATATTCATCACAAATTTAGTTTTATATGGTGTCATTTTTGTCTCAAGAGGaagattaaaaatgacattaaagcGAGGGTTGGTGATGTTGAGAAGCTAAAAAGAGTATGCTAGATTTTAAATCTGATCCAACCAATCCAATAAAAGTAGCTAACAGTTCCAAAAGTTCCCTTTAGgtctccctccaaagccactcccccaaaagtTTTATAATGAACAAAATCATAGAAACATGACTATTGCTAATACTCCATCCAGTCATTTAATTTCGGACagccagatttaaaaaataaacaattgtcAGTGCTTTTGATGTATTCATTGCTGTCGGGATGTAAAGAGATTTTcaataaatgtaacaaaaagcaatttacaacccaagctttaaaaaaattgtttgccATTTTGTGAACTACGCTTATTTTCCCTCTTAAGCCAagtgttagatgagaagattgactACTACCACACAGAGTGGCATCGATCATCTTATGtgactctcggcaagaaagcgaataagcCTAAGGTTAATATCAATTTTTATGAATCAGTCACATGTGATTTATTACTTGTAGGCTATGAAACCGTTtcgatacacacacacccatgaaATGTGTTATATGACTCTACTGATGATGATGTGGACATCAAACCTGTAGTTCACATGCTGCACCTAACCGCCTGGTTGTGTACTTTTCTGTTTCAAACTGATTACAGTTGGCCCTAATTTCTTTTAACAGCACCTACCTGCTTTAACTGGTTGGATAGGTTTGTGTTATCTGAATTTATGAATGgctgtgtgtcttttgtgtggAAGGAGCCCAGACtttcgctttctctctctcttctctttcagtTCTGCTCCTTCAGGTTCATTTTGAAGAAGCATTGCTGCCATGAACTGGTGTGattcatgaaaaatacagaGTGTGTGTCAGCAGTTCATGGGTTAAAGGGTCAGCGCATGTGACTCACAGCTCCATAGTACCACGTATTTGACCGTGACCCCTTGGACCTTGGAGGAATATAGTAGAAATGTAATTTCTCTGAAGGATGACACTGTTCTTCTGAACGTTATTCAAGTCAGGACTTGCGTCATTTGGGGTCAATGGAGATGAATATCGGCTGCCAAGTGTTTTCAGGCTGCACTGAAAAGCTTAATGAGACCTTAAAAGCGAGAGTTTAGTTGATTGATAACCCAGGATGAAACAATTCTAGAAACTCTAAATAGGAACTGCTTTATTTTGGCTCTTAATTTTACAAATAAAGCATACTTATTCTGCTTCAATTAGCAGGGAATCACCTTTTTTGCCCTCTCCACCACTTACTCCCTCCTGTCATGCTGAACTTGCAGTACCGTCACACAAGAGCGATATTTCAGTTCTGCTTGGAGGTTTCGACGTTTGCCGTGCAGCACCAACTCTATGGCGGTTGTGCTTTTTATTACAGCACTCAAGAAGAGTCTAAAAGAAGGGTGTCTTGATAATGCTTGGCTGTAGTCTGTGGGTTATCTTTTGATGTATGtctgtaataataattttattgcTTATGAGTGCCACTCTTAGGGATAATAAAGATAGACATGACTCAACTGAcgttaactcttttttttcttcctcccttttctGTCCTGCCCCGTATTCCTGTTCCCCCGTCACCCTCTTCTCATTAGGAGCTCCAGTGTCTGGAGCAATCAAATTCAGCTTTTAAAAAGGAGATCGCCGCATTGAAAAAAGACCTCCACCTCTATACGACAGCTCTGGAGCACCACAAGCCTTTGTGCCGCCTCAAAGACTCCGCATCCAGCTCGACAACCAGCCTCTCAGTTTCCCCCTCAGCCGACTGTCAGAACAAATCCAGCCCCCCTGGAGTCCCACCCCGGGCCTCACGCTCCGCTTTTGCTGCTGCCCCTTCACTCTCTACCTCCTTGACCTCCAGCCTGGGTCTTCAAACCAGCGACTGTGTTGAAAGCACACATCTATCATCTTTAACCCCTCCAACAACCACAACATTAGCCACGCCTCGTGGCCCGTCTACTGaactcttcacctcctccagctctgtgACAGCTCCTgactctgtctctttctctgcagtcCGGACTCCTCGCTCTCTGTTTAACGGACATTCCCCTTCTCTGATCACATCGAGGCCGACAAATGTTCCGCCTGTCTGCACCAGCCTTGTTTCGCACCCTGCACCCTCGAGGTCAGGTGGCGTCCATGAAAGCTCTTCAACGTCAGCAAATGCTCACTTCTCTCCACTTCATCCTGTAGCACTGGATGAATTCCTAATGACACAAGCCTCTTTTCTTCCTGCTTCTTCGAATGTAGTTCCCCTTCATTCGTATTTGGCGGCTGAAAACGCAGGTTTGGATTGTCCCATGAATGTGTCCGAGCTTCGTCCATGTCAGTTTAGCAGAAATTCAGTGAATTCAAGTTCCCTTTTACCGCCATCTTACCAAGATCCTCATCCTCAGTCCCTCTCAATGTCCTCTCCTGCCTCTGCTTATAGTCAACAAGTCTCATTCAACTGTGCATCTCTGCTTTCCCTGCTCACTGTCCCGAGTCCCCTTAATGTGTCTCTGACTACCTCCAGCAGCTTTGATGAACCAGTCCCGCAACCCCCACCCTTGGTGCCTCTGTTGGAGGATACCCCAAGAGATCTCTCCCTTTCTGAGCTCCTGGAGGTCAACGATTGGATACTGAGTGGGGCTAGTCACCTGTAGCACTACATGTCACAAAGCAAAGCAAGGCCACTTTCCTTTAGCCAAAAtagtgctttattttttatatttctgtattttgagCAGTTTATTCAAACTCTGCTGAGCAGCTACAGCAACAACTGAAGGATGCAACCTGACAGATTTAAACATCTGTTGGGATGCATATGTTGCTCATAATAGGTTTCAGCTTCTTAAAGGGAGACTCACATTTAGTATTGAGCTTCCATATAGTTGGCGGTCTCACAATAGCCAAACTAAAGACAAAATGGTCAAAGCCAATACAGTATAAGCAAACATATCCCAGCTGTAAGGGTTGGTGTGGATCAAGatccaaaaacactggatcctaaaCTTCTCACAATGCAACCTAGAGCATATTTTAGTTAGATGCTTGTAAATGGCCATGTCTTTCAAGCTCCAGTTTGTAACGCAAGCTCCCTGTTCTAAATTTGAAGCCTCCCGTTTCCTTTGATTAACGGCAAAGAGCGCCGACAACTCCCGAACGCCTAGCGGAGGTTTCAGAGACTGGAGTCAGGTGATCAAGACCAAACACCAAAAAAATTACTCAACATTTGAGACTTTTTCTTGTAATTTGGAAAGGGTGGAGTACTCACTTCCTTGCCACTTCATGGAAATGTCAGAAATTTCCATCTGTGACTGGAACCGCTTGTGTGAACACACAAAGTGCCAAAGTTAAAGATTATCGGCAGTTATGATTCAACTCCAGGAAACTTTATTCTGTCATCCTtcttttatcctctttttttttaaaatacacacagtcTCACATATTTTGCTGCTACTGATGTACGTCAGTCAATTTGCTGATTgttaattaaacttttttacagctacaattatttatttttcaatatttcagaTAAAACAATAGATTTATCTAGATTCTTCTCACTTCAAGTTATAGAATTGCATTATTTCTACTTACTGTAATTATgctaatatataattaattattattattatttaggtATTTGACCAGCTTACAAGAGTCCCCAGATGATATGTGTGACCTTTAGTTTGTATATTTAAGTAATTGCAAATAGTTTGggtatgtttattatttatgtgtctACCGCTATCAAAGTTCAAATTGACATAGAGATGTGTGCTGATCAGAGGGTTAATAATTGCTCACAGCTCTTCTTTTTGTGGTCCCCTAGTGGTTCCATCCAGCCATGATTATAAATTGAATTTACAAGTTGAATTTATGTGGCAACTAGTGACCCACAGTGCCCCACTAACACCCCTCACTTTGGgtctattgtaaaaaaaaaataaaaaaaagttatgttatTGCTAATTACCTTATTGTGTTCATATCAAGTAAGACAAATGAGAGAAATAACTTAATTCTTCTTTTTGACTTCCTCTCCCTGTAACTGACAATAAGAGAACTATGGGGCTGCTCAAACCTGTTGTATAGGAAGGCCcgctgtaaataaatgaatagtgGATTGTATTCTTTATCTAATTTTAGGACTTATAGCTGGGCTTTTGCACAATGATTGTATTAAAATtaagatttagttttttaaaggatgtttttatttttagattattcTGCTTTATTTACACTATGTCTTTTGCTGTAACGGACACTGTCACTGAATTTGCAGACTTTGGGAATATTTTCTATtcagattgaaatatctcaacaccTTTTGgatattatgttattttgtacagatattcatggtccccagaggacaAATCCTCACGTCGTGGGTGATCCcctgatgtatttttttgtgcaacTGTCAGCTTGGCAAGTGAGTGAAATGTTGgctggattgccatgacatttggtgcAAACATTCATGTTGCCCTaacaaataattgtatttactttggtgatcctctgactttttctttagCGTATTTATTGGGTCCAAATTTCAATTTGTTGATAAAATACCTTTTAAAGCTAAACATTTTCCCGCctcagctttatttttttgctaATAGGAAATCTTAGCACACAAACATGCTACACTAACGCCCAAAGCACTGCTGTGAATGTATGTGCAGCCTCGCAAGAAGCATTAACATTTAGTCTTAGTTAATAGATGAAACAGTCTATTAATAGAATGTAGACACATGTTACCAGATTGAATATAGACTTGAGGAGATGTTTGATGGATTATCTCACAGTTGTACAATGCAATAATAGAGTGCTGTTAACCAGAGTGTTTCTAAATGTCAGAGCATTATTAACAGCCTCTGGTGCTGATGGCAAATGAGAAGGAGACCAGCAGAGCTCTCAGACTCTTACCGGACTGCCGGTCCCCCCGGTATTTTTCCCAGAAGGCAACCGGCTGAGCTCATCTGCGACAcaacactgaggaggaggatgaggatgaggaggaggaggaggaggaggaggaggatgaggggggTAATGGGGCACGCACGCCCTTGTACTGAATATAAGATCATAGGGCtggagtgtgtttatgttgagAAGAGCACTGAGGAGGTTtcactaataaaaacacatcttctGCCAGCCAAGGTGTGACTttgagaggaagatgaaggcgCGTGAATAACTGcgctttttttggggggggtgcGTGTGCGCGTCTGTGAGCACAAGAGAACAAGTGGCTTAGTGGAGACAAGAACAATGGATGGGACTTGATCCTCATAAGACAACTACATCAACACACAGAAACGCGCTCCCCTCAAATAGGAAGCGAGGAAATATGGGGAtgggggtggaggaggatggggaggatggaggaggatgatgggaggatggaggaggatgggggagtCAGACAGAAACGCTGATCAGCGATGCACTGCTGGGGAATAGAAGGGGGGGTATTTCATAATCGGATGAGACCACAGCCAGAGGTGATGCATTGACAGCAGAGGAGTGTGAGGCATTAATGACGCATCTGTTCAAAATGAACCGGGTTTAATAGGCAAAGTCAGACcacataaataaaggaaaataaataaataaatccatccTATAGCGTCATCCGCATTGAGGAGcctcattcctctctctccttgcaCCACCTCTAGGCTGAGGAACCAGCAGCAAGACTGTGTGAGTGAGATAAGGTAGCATCCGGTcactgctttcaaaa includes these proteins:
- the batf2 gene encoding uncharacterized protein batf2, translated to MSPLFMDTGYELNSPGSVSAEGSNTAGSEREEGGQQMGSRGRKRQEKNRHAARKSRRKQTERADELHEELQCLEQSNSAFKKEIAALKKDLHLYTTALEHHKPLCRLKDSASSSTTSLSVSPSADCQNKSSPPGVPPRASRSAFAAAPSLSTSLTSSLGLQTSDCVESTHLSSLTPPTTTTLATPRGPSTELFTSSSSVTAPDSVSFSAVRTPRSLFNGHSPSLITSRPTNVPPVCTSLVSHPAPSRSGGVHESSSTSANAHFSPLHPVALDEFLMTQASFLPASSNVVPLHSYLAAENAGLDCPMNVSELRPCQFSRNSVNSSSLLPPSYQDPHPQSLSMSSPASAYSQQVSFNCASLLSLLTVPSPLNVSLTTSSSFDEPVPQPPPLVPLLEDTPRDLSLSELLEVNDWILSGASHL